A genomic window from Candidatus Dormiibacterota bacterium includes:
- a CDS encoding Gfo/Idh/MocA family oxidoreductase, translating to MHVGIIGAGRIGTFHASTLQANKLVDRLTITDADLGRASRLAQQLGADFAETPSALLDVGIDAVVIAAATPAHADLLHLAVDAGCPAFCEKPIALDLAATDAVIEHVGRAGALVQIGFQRRFDSGYRAAREAVTSGAVGQVHLVRMATHDPAPPPEAYVAESGGIWLDLAIHDFDIGSWVLGRKVVQVYADGQAHDGMFARHLDVDAACAVLRYEGGELGVFSAARNDPRGYDVRMEVFGLRDSLTVGTNGRTPLRSVEPGAENPSESGYRDFMDRFKNAYRAELDAFLSAVKQGSESPCPATAAREAFVVALAAERSQREHRPVRIEEIG from the coding sequence GTGCATGTAGGGATCATCGGCGCGGGCAGAATCGGAACTTTTCATGCGAGTACCCTTCAAGCGAACAAGCTTGTTGACCGACTGACGATAACCGACGCAGACCTTGGGCGTGCCTCCAGGCTCGCGCAACAGCTTGGAGCTGACTTTGCTGAAACGCCATCCGCCCTGTTGGATGTAGGGATTGACGCTGTCGTGATCGCAGCCGCCACACCCGCCCATGCCGACCTTCTGCACCTAGCGGTAGATGCTGGCTGCCCTGCGTTTTGCGAGAAGCCGATCGCCCTCGATCTCGCGGCTACGGATGCAGTCATTGAACATGTCGGCCGGGCCGGGGCCTTGGTACAGATCGGGTTTCAACGGCGCTTCGATTCCGGTTATCGTGCGGCCAGGGAGGCGGTCACCTCCGGTGCCGTGGGTCAGGTGCATCTCGTCCGTATGGCAACCCACGACCCTGCCCCTCCGCCAGAGGCTTACGTCGCTGAATCAGGCGGCATTTGGCTCGATCTGGCCATCCACGACTTCGATATCGGTTCGTGGGTTCTCGGTCGCAAGGTTGTTCAGGTCTATGCCGATGGCCAGGCCCATGATGGTATGTTCGCGCGACACCTCGACGTCGATGCCGCATGCGCGGTGCTCCGCTACGAGGGAGGCGAGCTCGGGGTGTTTAGTGCAGCGCGGAACGATCCTCGCGGATATGACGTCCGAATGGAGGTCTTTGGCTTGCGCGACAGCCTGACCGTCGGCACCAATGGGCGGACTCCACTGCGTTCAGTCGAGCCCGGGGCGGAGAATCCATCTGAGAGCGGATACCGCGACTTCATGGATCGCTTCAAGAACGCATACCGAGCTGAATTGGATGCGTTCCTGTCGGCTGTGAAGCAGGGCAGCGAGAGTCCCTGCCCGGCGACCGCTGCAAGGGAGGCGTTTGTCGTCGCCCTTGCTGCAGAGCGCTCCCAACGTGAGCACCGGCCGGTGCGGATCGAGGAGATCGGATGA